The following coding sequences are from one Rhinoraja longicauda isolate Sanriku21f chromosome 7, sRhiLon1.1, whole genome shotgun sequence window:
- the LOC144595357 gene encoding collagenase 3-like: MKCFKIPVVIVLLRLALSLSAPPNSDTELLNENDWDQCRNYLQRFYNMTESKWRTPDFGLHDKIREMQHFFGLQVTGRLNRDTMEEMKKERCGVSDSRQLRGSRWSQRRITYRIVNYTPDLNRREIDTAIALAFKVWSDVTPLTFVRLNAGEADIMILFAGGRHGDGSLFDGRSEILAHAFFPGSGLGGDAHFDEAKRWTLSRAGINLFLVAAHEFGHSLGLEHSNDRSALMFPTYSFVNTNGYRLPADDVRRIQALYGAREEPIPTPPEPKPTKPSDRCDPQMSFDAITSVRGELWFFKEGAVWRKQPSRPDVTSNQIKNIFPNIQSVDAAVEIKDRNFVVLFKGSQYWLIRGNRLLSQFPRSIRRIGFPRSVTHLDAALYIKERNKALFFIGDKYWSYNLRRGRMGRGYPRRINDDFPGIGNKVDSAFENSGFLYLSNGPIQYEYDYRNKQVIRVLKTSSWLNCD, encoded by the exons atgaagtgcttcaagatccCCGTTGTAATTGTGTTACTTCGTCTTGCGCTTAGTTTAAGTGCACCCCCCAACTCCGATACAGAACTATTGAACGAAAACGACTGGGATCAATGCCGG AATTACCTCCAACGATTTTACAACATGACCGAATCCAAATGGAGAACGCCCGATTTCGGACTTCATGATAAGATTAGAGAAATGCAACATTTCTTTGGTCTGCAAGTGACTGGGAGATTGAACCGCGACACTATGGAAGAGATGAAGAAAGAACGTTGTGGGGTCTCAGACTCGAGGCAGCTCAGAGGTTCTCGGTGGTCGCAGAGGAGAATCACCTACAG AATCGTAAATTACACGCCAGATCTGAACAGACGAGAGATAGACACCGCTATTGCCCTGGCCTTTAAAGTCTGGAGCGATGTTACTCCTCTGACCTTTGTCAGACTGAACGCAGGAGAAGCTGATATCATGATATTGTTCGCTGGAGGCC GTCACGGGGACGGTTCCCTGTTCGATGGCCGAAGTGAGATTCTGGCTCATGCGTTTTTCCCTGGATCGGGCCTCGGTGGCGACGCTCACTTTGATGAAGCTAAAAGGTGGACGTTGTCCAGAGCCG GAATCAACTTGTTCCTTGTTGCGGCTCATGAATTTGGCCATTCACTCGGACTGGAGCACTCAAACGATAGATCTGCTCTTATGTTCCCCACCTATTCGTTCGTCAATACCAATGGGTATCGCCTCCCAGCCGACGATGTCAGACGAATCCAGGCCTTGTATG GAGCTCGTGAAGAACCAATACCAACACCACCAGAGCCAAAACCGACCAAACCTTCCGATAGATGCGATCCCCAAATGTCATTTGATGCTATTACCAGTGTACGTGGTGAACTCTGGTTCTTTAAAGAGGG AGCTGTGTGGCGAAAACAGCCTTCGCGCCCAGATGTGACATCAAATCAAATCAAGAATATTTTTCCAAACATTCAGTCAGTTGATGCTGCGGTTGAAATAAAGGATAGAAATTTTGTCGTTCTCTTCAAAG GATCACAGTACTGGTTAATTAGAGGAAACAGACTTTTATCACAGTTCCCAAGGAGCATCCGACGGATTGGATTTCCAAGATCTGTTACACATCTTGATGCTGCCCTGTATATCAAGGAGAGAAATAAAGCATTATTCTTTATTGGAGATAAGTATTGGAG TTATAATCTGAGGAGAGGACGAATGGGAAGAGGCTACCCAAGAAGAATAAATGATGACTTTCCTGGAATAGGGAATAAAGTAGATTCAGCATTTGAAAACTCTG GCTTCCTCTATTTATCAAATGGACCAATACAATATGAATATGACTACAGAAATAAACAAGTTATCCgtgttttgaaaacatccagctggCTAAATTGTGATTAA